The Magnolia sinica isolate HGM2019 chromosome 3, MsV1, whole genome shotgun sequence genome includes the window aaattctggtttggggaaagtttcacaaaaattcagattttcattagggttttgtaTTCATGAGTGGAGATTTAGAAATGGGGttttttagggattcaaaggatctaggGATTAGGGAGTTTTGGATGAAAAATCAAAGAGGGAAAACTCCAAACAAAGGCCCATATGTGTCTAggtaaaagagaagaaagagagggaggattgagtagggttttgatgggttgagaaggttgtaatggaatggGAAAGAAGAagacgagaagaagaagaatacctttcgaagaaaagaaagaggaatgATGTACCttgaggaatccaccaccaaacaagcttctacccttcaacaattcaaTTGGAAGTGAAGGTTTTTTCGAAAACCCTAAAACACAATAAGGAAAATTCCTTTATACaagagaggttttttttttttttcaataacgtcACTAGGGTTGGACCTCTACCCccttgtgcttttataattaaaaattcgaaataattacaactatgacactcacttaagtaaaatggctcatcatccaaaataagaaaactaaaatatttattatcaatctcaactatcaaataaatcctaaaaataataataataatttttttaaaaaaacataaataaagcaagatcagagtccaaggggctcCGATCTAGAAAATCCGGCGGCCCGATGACCTGATCGACAAGATTTAACGGTTGGATCGACACCGAAtaaaaatcctatgactaaaatggtctcttaagcagcccacatgtatcatcccaaagtggggtcttcctgatgcacgtccaatatatgtggggtcttcaaaatggcctagcgagccccatctggaactcatctcccatccacaaagaaagttacgCTGATGTAGATGGTCGTCTCCGTCTCTGGTATACCCGAGTAaatcctctgatgtccccatcacatagGGCATGTACCTCCACCCCATTGGAACCAAAAACTCCAATGAGGCCCGACAACTAATTTACatttttacttgtacattccagAAAATGGCATCATGCATATGCCCGACACTTCACTTCTAATGTTTGTGGCACATGCCCAAGACATACTCATGCACTCCGTATGTACTTGTTGATGATTGGGTATCTTGAAGTCATTGTTTCCAGTAAAGAACACATGTATCAATATCATTCATGCTCACATGCCCACATACATGACTCAACAAGAAGACTAGCTGCTGTTTATTCAGAAAATAAGTTCTGCTATAGGATGACATGTACCTTTGAACCATCTTTAGACCACCGTGCACCGTAACCTTCAACGACCCTTATCTCAAAGACACAGTCGTGGGGTTGAATTACATACGTATTCATCCAGCAACAATGAGTAATTAAGCGGCTGATTAAATTTAGGGCGAGTCTGTTTTTATCAGAATCTGAAGAAGCAGAAATTTAGCGTCAATGCCATTGATAACacaagttaaaagaaaatgaaTTGCAATATTTCTAAAGGTAGGAAAAGGATCACATTAATGGTCATTCACACATAGTTCACTGTCCACCAACCAGTAGAAAAACAGTTTATTGTGGAATTAGAGGGAATGTTTGAAAACATGCTTACCATTTCCACCAAAATTACCCCACCAGCCATCGCTGCTCCTGTTAACATGCTTAGCTAAGGCCCTTGCTCCATCAGTTAAGGTGCTACCTTTAACCTCCATTTAAACAAGGAAATAATGCAGAATCATTCAAGAGACATTGTTTAAGAAGAACCAAAGAATTTTTTAGTCAACATAGTCATAGACCCTACAAATGGATGCCACTATGTAAGATGAGAGCTCTTCAATTCGTTTCTAATCAGTAACACATACAAAACAACTCAGTTCCTGCCAAAATAGGATAAATTACCCGACAGGATAGAGTCGTGGTCATGAACACcagttagggcccgtttggatgcaacCTCCACAAAAGGAGGTTTCCTCAAAAGTAGTTCTCTCCATAATTTTGTTGGTCGACTTGCCGAAAACCAAACGGCGCCTTTGCAAAAGGGGTTTTTGGCGAGTGGGATTTTTAGCGACTATTTCAACGAGTGGGGATCAAAACAGCTTTTGCGGAAGTGCATCCAAGCGCACAACACAACTGATGGCTCAAAACAGCACTTAGGCGTCAAACACCCCTTTTGAGGGTGTGTCTGAACGTACCCTTGGCAAAGTTTGAAGTAGTTGCTTATGATATTATCGTCGGAACGGGGGATATGCTTAATGGATTTCTATCTTACATTTGGCTGATTAGGCATCATAAATGATGACAGGAGAGTCGATCGTGATGGAGGAAGTGAATCTAAAACTGTTCCCGCCGTATGCATCAAACCCATAAGACTCCCGATGCCATTATAACTCAAACCCTGGAGAAAATGCAGATGGGGTTTAGGAAGCAGACTGTCATTATTAAAAGTCAAAGACTTCTTTCACAGATGAGATGGCCCTTGAAGACCAACAGgaaaagaaaaaaccaaatgGATGAAAACTGCATACCACTGTAATTGCTAGTAGAGTTTTAAATCTATAAATAACTAGCACAGAAAAACGAGAAACTGTATTAGACAAGCGAGTCTTTAATAACATCCCTCTTTTACGCATCAATGGTGCCTATAGATTCCATTAATTTATGGGATGGTCTGCCTAATATATTATCTCTATGCATGTAGCTAAACCTTATCTATCCCAGTCCTGCTAATAGAGATCCAATTGCTAAGCAGAGTaggcatgtgtgtgtgtgcacgcgcatGTATTCCAATCCATCATAACATGAAAACCTAATTTGCAATGGAATAAATGGATTCCAATCCATCACAACATCAGAGAAGGAAATCACCCTGAACTCGAGGGGTGCAAAACCCAAGAAATCTGATGGAGGACAGATGATCTTACCTAGAATGATGCATAAGATGATCAATGGATTAACTAGAACAATTAAAAGCACAAAATAATGCTAATTATTCATAAGCTTAATGAATTCAAGTATTAAACTATGCTCATATTCAAGATTAAATCACGACCCGTCACTTAGATCTTATAAAACATGATTAGATAGGACCTATGGAAGGTACGATTTCCATCTAGCATAGGAATTGATCTAATTCTAGAGGGAGTTTTTTGGTTTGTTAAAGAGTTTAAGTACtggggttttgggatttggggattttggaaggaaaaaaaattagggttttgcgaaatttggatttttttttgtttgggggggggggggggattaggattagggttttagagGGTTTAGATGTGGGGTTTTTAAGGTGAGGGTtggaaaaaaaaccaaaaaaaaaaaaaaaaaaaaaaaaaaaaaaaaaaaacaaaactaaacTAAACAAGGATATATATTGGGATTGTAtgttgatggggaagaagagaagaatgaaaGAGAATGATAACTAGGAATCACTCCATAGCATCACACCAAATTGTTTTAATCATAGGAGGTTTTACTTCATCACAAAGCaaagaaaaagatttttttttttttttcatatgtaaTAATGGGCCAgggtgtggacgtccaagcctcaTATAGTCTCAGGAAAGATattttacaaaaagacgctcttAGATAAAAAGTTTCACATAAACTCAGCAAAAATATAAGTTAAATGAAAGAAATAACAAACatataaacaactaaataaactaaactatttcgtagcCCACGATCAAGATGTTTAATAATGATGATCCAACAATTAGAATGGTCCATGATTAAGATGTCCAATGACGATGATCCAACTgcgtagcccacatgcatcttcccaatgtggggccttcaaagatgcataatcACGCATGTGGAGTCTTCAACGGGCTAGGCACTCGAATTGGGCCCGCAGGGCCCCATGTATGCATCACCTAGCCATAAAGAAATGGGAGCTCTCCTCCTCTAGTATACTCTgactggtgctcggatgtcctcatcaaaatcACCATGGAGATAATTATAAAGCGTAATTTTTTGGTAATTATAAAGCGTAATTTTTTGGTCGATATACTTTCCCATCAAAGGTTCTTCGGTTTCTTTCCTTCCACATCCCTATAGATGGCACCAACTTCCAAATATATTACCTCGGGGAGTGAAAATTCTCATCTCCCAAGCCCGTGAAGAGATAAAAATGGCACCATTTAGGCATCCTTAAACACCCCTAAAAGAAAGACAATTATCCCATACAGCTCGAGCCACCTTGCGATGAAAGAAAAAGATGACTGCCCCATTCTTCACTCTCCCCACACATGACGCACCTGTTGCGTAAGGCGAGCCCCCTCTTCCAAAGACGATTGATTGAAAAGTTTTGCCGGCCAAGGCAATGGTAAGTTGATCTATTTGCATGACAGAACGAGTTAGCTGGCAACTAGTCATTTGCCAAACATTTCCACATTTTCCTGTCCCCAGGCATAGGGTCAATAGTCAATACTAGCCTCATGTAAGTTAGAAGCTCAGGAAAATGAGTCAATTTCCTCACGTAGGCTTCGAAGCATGATATCCCAAACCACGACACCCCCTTTTAATTATCCGTTATGTTTTGAGAtaactctaagggcctgtttggccagctgcattaggtgggattaaggtggatgaaattgtaaaagttacaatatatgcatgtgtaaggtattgtccctggattgggtgtatcccatgttttctaatactatgtttggaatgtatacattaaaaaataaatcccaggatttactttcaaattgcatttggattgaacctggatgaagcaaaaagccatcatccatgggattagtaatcccatctcacactctccaacacaaggctcattttccaaagcctacaaagttaattttaatcccatctcacactccttccaaacatgccattaccaatttcaaagtgggattagtaatgcaatcccatttaatacaacttaataccactgtccaaaGAGGCCCTAAAGGCCTCAGTTTGTGGGCACACAGTACTCCATTTCAGTCAACTAGTTTTCACAACTATAACAATTCCAGTCCCTGAAAATGACCTAACAAATGGAAATCTATGACAGAGCACTTCACAGAgcaattcacaaaaataaatgCCCTTAAAAGTTCAGTgactcccaagtccaaacaagtgagtgaattttatatatatatatatatatatatatataaagataaaaTATTGCGTAAGTGCATGCACATTGtaatgattttcttcttctttcttctttcttcttcttcttcttcttcttctttttaacagcaactgaaattctattaaactgaacaaaaggaaaaaaaagggggCAAGATGATGAGAAACCTACAGAACATCATCGAAAATTACAAGGTATTATCCCAAACTCCCCGAAGATCATTCCTTTTAAAATGAAACATCCTGCCTACTCAAGGTAAAACTTTACTTTTAACCCTATTGAACACCGCCTGGCATGATTCAACTCTGCCATTGAAGATGCAATTATTATGCTCCTTCCATAATGACCAAAACACTGCCAATAAGGATAAGTACCTACTTCTCCACATGGATAGTTTATGATCCACTCTATCAATAATGACATCACATGTTTAGATGGTTTCCCATACATAAAGGAAGACTGACATAGGAAGACAGTAGATTAACAATCTCAAATCCAAGCTCCTCGGCTGGAGCCCCCATACCCTCCTCACCAACATGGACACGAACATTTCTATTTAGAAAAACCAAACTGCTTTTGAGGCCATCTTGATGTCGAAGCTCCTGGTGTTGCATTCTTTCCAGATGGACCAGAGGAAAGCTACCACTGCCAGTCTCCAAAGAATTATCAATCGTTTGTCCTAGCAAGCCCCTTTTGCCTATGAGCAATTCAACCCACCGCAACCTGAATCCACATAGTGATTTCGCGGTGTAGAAAGTGGTGGTTTGCTGGTTCATTATCCTTGAGAGAGGATGCAACCATTTGCAATCATCATTCCTCTTGAACAAATATGGTCGATAGTTAGGATTTTTCAACACTAAACTTCCCGgatttttttcaagattccaCCACCATTTGTGGAGGTGGTGGATGACGACAACAAAGACGATGGCAACTATGATGACAACAACGGCaacaaggatgatgatgatgatgatgatgatgacgacaatgatgatgatgaggatgaggaagatgacAATGAGAATGATGATGATCATTATTTTATACgttagctataagaccagccatgctttaaaGGATAAAGTACTCGACCAATCAAGGGAAAAGATGTCCATAGGAgtttagctgaaatgaggatgttgagatggatgagaagCAAAACGAGGaaatataaaattagaaatgaatgcatttgtaGGAACTTAGGTAATAAGGTAATGTTAAGTAGACTTATAGATGGTTTGGTTATGTGTAATAGAGGCCAAGAACTACAccaattaggagtgagttggttcaagttgaacgCTTTAAATGGGAaagaggaaggcccaaaaggatgtgggtggagatagtaagaaaagacttaatgatctatagtttaactgaggatatggtccttgataaagTCAAATGGTGGAACAAGAGCTCCAAATGgtaaaggggaaggcccaaaagaatGTGGGTGGAGATAGTAGGAAAAAACttaatgacctatggtttaattgaggtttatatatatatatatatatatataatttattaaaaGTTGAAAGgtcaacatgaaaaaaaaaaaaagaccaccaCTCAAGGAACCCACTCCCTGATGCACAATTTAACCCGACTGATAGCCCCTAATAGAGAACTACAATTATGAAAACAACAGTTATTCCTCTCACCACACGAAGTCCAAAGAACGGTGAGCAGAGTGACACTCCGACTAGGCCTACCCTTTTCTAGGCCCCAACGAGTGCCAGGAACAGAATAGCCCATCGATAGAGCTAGGCATCACCCAAGAGATATTAAAAGAGACCAGAATACCAGCTCATACATCCCTAGCGAAGGGGCAGTGGATGAACATATGGTCAACTGACTCCGCATCTTTGAAGTAAAGGAGGCAAATGTTCGAAAGCACCATCACCCTTTTACAAAGGTTGTCAAGGTTAAGGACTATTCTTGACAACTAGCCAAGAGAATGATGAGACCTTGGGAGGGTACCGTAGGACTAGACAAGACCAATGTGGCAACAAGTAACAAGATTCTCAGACTAGGAAATGAGAGCATACAAGGACCTCACCGAGAAAACTCCCAATTTATCTTTCAGCCAAATCAACAAATCTTTCACACCTAGATAAAGCTGGAACCCCTCTAAACGAGACAGAAGCtgcaccatgtctttaatctccGCATCGAATAGGTGTTGCCTACAAGGAGGGACCCACACACCCCCATCCCTTGACGTCGAGAAACAATGGGTGATGAAAACAACATCAACTAGAAAGAGGTTGGCCAGATAGGAAAATTCAACCGAAGCAAGGGCTCCCCACTCCAAACATCTGTACAAAATCTGACCTGAGGCCCATCCCCAACGGCAAAACCCACACCTTCAAACACTCTACTTGCCAACTGAGCGACAGGCAATAGCTACAGATACAACGCCCGACAGAGAGACAAATCCGTGGTCCACCAACCCATGTCGGAGGTGTCATATTTACTAGCAATGGTGCTCCTCCAAAGACTATCATCCTCCACTCCAAATCTCCAAACCCACTTCCCCAGTAAGGCTGAGTTCACGTTATCCAGCCATATAATACCCACACCCCCATGGACATATGGCCTCCCTCCATTTCAACAAGTGAAATTTGCCCTTAGCCACCCGACGTTGCCAAAGGAAATCCCTCAGCCTATTTATCCTAGAAAGGACAGATTTCGAACATCAAAACAGCAACATAAAATAGATGTGGTGGTTGGAGAGGGCAGCATTGATTAGAGTGATTCTGCCTCCAAGGGATGGGAATCTACTCCTCCACAGTAAGAATTTCCTCTCCATTATCTCGATCACCTTGTCCCACAAGTGCTTCACGGGCTTACTGACGCAAAGAGGCAAGCTAGGGTAACAAGGAAGACACTTGGCCCAACAACGAAAAACTCCAGCCACACCAGGGACCTTCTCCATCGACAAGAGGATCCCATGAAGCTCATTTTTAGCTAGGTTTTCTCTTGAGCCCGACACAACCACAAAACGTCTGACAATCTTCCTAAGATTGTCCTCCATGGACTCATCGGCCTTGCAAAAGATAAGAGTATTGTCAGCAAATTGAAGGTGGTTGACACAATGGACTACGTTTTCTACCTCGAAACCCTAGAAAAGACCCACGGACTGACCTTGACTAACATCTGACTCAAAGCTTCAGAGGTCACAATgaagaaaaaaggagaaagaggGTCCCCTAGATGAAGGCCCCTCGATGCTTTCAAGCCAAATAGAGAGCCATTAATGAGAATAGGGAACTTCGTAGACGAGATGTGTACTTGGATCCATTGTCTCCACTTCACCCCGCACCTAAGCTGAGCCAGCATATAATCAAGGAAAGACCAATAGACGTGATCGTAAGCCTTTTCTAGATCAAGGTTGCAAATGACTCCTTGGCAACCCCGATTAGTTGGgatatgatttagatgatgatgatgacgatgatgacaaACTCTCCCTACTATAAAATCATTATTTTtgttgggacaaggcttagaaGAATGAGGAGGAGTTAATTCCTGTTGTTAAGATAAGGCTTAGAAGAAGCAATCATTATTGTTGTTGGGATAAGGCTCAAGAAAAAGAGGAGCAGCATCAGAGAGCATTCGGTTGCCTGAAATTCATTTGGTAGGAATACAAACTCAAATGAGAGCAAGCAGCCAGCAGCTTACATGAACTATGTTGGCCATTGAAATGTATGGTTGAACAGCCGATCTTGAAACACAAATTGCAAGAACGCCATTCGATTTTTCCTTCTCTTCTGTGTAAAACTTCCGGTAGATTTGTACACCTGAAAATGCCATATGGTCAATGTTTAAGGGTCACACAATTTTTTATCCACATTTTGCTCAAAATCAGGATGTAAAGATTTATATTTTTCCATCCACATGCTAATCAAAATCAGAATGTAAAGATTTATATTTTCAACCTATTCTTTTCAGGTATGAAATGCTATCACCTACTGTAGTTTTTGAGAGCATTTTCAAATGTAGTTTTTGAGTGCATCCTTGTTGGCATAAATCTGCAAACCTAATCCCActtttttgcttcttcttcttcttcttcttcttcttcttcctcttcttcttctttttttgtgagGACTAAAGCATACAAACTACAATACGCATGCAGCAAGGAAAAACtcaaatagaatatatatatatatatatatatatatatatatatatatatatatatatatatataacccttcTAAAGGACTAACTGATCAGTGACCTATCAATGAGAAGATCCAATATATCCGCCCCCTGGCTTTGCAAGATCACTAGCTATATTGTTAGCTTCTCCAGGGGAGCGAACAAAAGAAATGGCGAGGCCTCTATACCAGTCCCTTACTTCTTCCATGTTGTGAGCCAATCTCCAAGGAATCGGTAACCTCTCACCCATTTAATTGCATTGCTAGAATCCCCTTCAATAATAGCCGGGAGGAGGTTTCTGTGATCAGCTTCACCGTATGAAGTAAAGCAATGCCCTCAATGATGTTGTCTAatgatttggattgaaaagaaaaggGATAGGCTTCTGATGCCCAGTGGTCCAGAAAATCTAATCAACACTGTCACGCATATTGAATTTGTCCTGCATTTCATGGCCCTAATGAAGCGGACCAATGAATTTCTGCTGTTTTTCATGATAGAGAAGTTTCTTCTTGAAGTTCCAGGTAGAAATGGTTTCTAGCACAATAAAGGCAGGAAACTGCCTCACTAGATGTTCATCCAAAACAACTAGAAATCAATCTGGCACATGTAAGGGGAAGGTACAACCTATAAATATCAGAACTGCACGTGGTAAAAAAATTACAAGGGATGGAGGTCCTGATGACAACTTTCAATACCTTGGGTGTAAGATCCCTGTCCTTGGTAACACCGCTTATGCACACACGTCCCAACTCACACCATTGATAGACATTACACTGCACCCCAACGCACCTAGAAACCCCACCCAAGTGATTTTCCCCGAATAACCTTGAAACCTCTGTCATGTAGACCACGTCGTCGCTGCAGTCGCCACAGCGAAAACCGTGTGTCAGTCcaatactccgttagtgagatacgaccCATCGAATTCACGGCCAAAATTGCGTATCCTGTAACATGAGCAACATTTAttgtgctaggcccattggacttgagcccatgtgggcctaaagcccactttctaTAACATTGAAATTTTCACCAAATAAGACAATTACTACATGACAAAAAAatgagctagcacatataagacaatgcaATATGAGACAAAAATGGAT containing:
- the LOC131240181 gene encoding uncharacterized protein LOC131240181 isoform X10, whose protein sequence is MPTALISSHQNQTTAVITMQLEDECLKQKENEWSKLIASEGTELVKVVDFELHVQEPFFTQLRVGLKTIEGRCAVGDYNRIGPGAFLLINKCLLLEVQNVKWYASFSEMMEAASLTRVLPGVETIEEGVQIYRKFYTEEKEKSNGVLAICVSRSAVQPYISMANIVHGLSYNGIGSLMGLMHTAGTVLDSLPPSRSTLLSSFMMPNQPNVEVKGSTLTDGARALAKHVNRSSDGWWGNFGGNDSDKNRLALNLISRLITHCCWMNTYVIQPHDCVFEIRVVEGYGARWSKDGSKFIGFLEPYTKDGHLKGWKH
- the LOC131240181 gene encoding uncharacterized protein LOC131240181 isoform X8, with protein sequence MPTALISSHQNQTTAVITMQLEDECLKQKENEWSKLIASEGTELVKMLKVVDFELHVQEPFFTQLRVGLKTIEGRCAVGDYNRIGPGAFLLINKCLLLEVQNVKWYASFSEMMEAASLTRVLPGVETIEEGVQIYRKFYTEEKEKSNGVLAICVSRSAVQPYISMANIVHGLSYNGIGSLMGLMHTAGTVLDSLPPSRSTLLSSFMMPNQPNVEVKGSTLTDGARALAKHVNRSSDGWWGNFGGNDSDKNRLALNLISRLITHCCWMNTYVIQPHDCVFEIRVVEGYGARWSKDGSKFIGFLEPYTKDGHLKGWKH